A single region of the Actinomycetota bacterium genome encodes:
- a CDS encoding WhiB family transcriptional regulator — MDPDVFFPGEDASSMRAKAICGGCRVRDECLSYAFEFRMTSGVWGGMTASGRRELRGAGRERRAG, encoded by the coding sequence ATGGACCCAGATGTCTTCTTTCCCGGAGAAGATGCGTCGTCGATGCGTGCCAAGGCGATCTGTGGAGGCTGTCGGGTGCGTGATGAATGCCTTTCGTACGCCTTCGAGTTCCGTATGACCTCAGGGGTCTGGGGCGGCATGACCGCCTCCGGCCGGCGGGAGCTTCGTGGAGCCGGAAGAGAACGACGGGCTGGATGA